A single window of Nicotiana sylvestris chromosome 3, ASM39365v2, whole genome shotgun sequence DNA harbors:
- the LOC104213188 gene encoding uncharacterized protein, which produces MAELAQAAADVYAPRSLPAWRSLLSWLAFFIQIFVQIVRGTPSLSQVLSYVGLRNSSSFLSSTPQFKPLPVVELPDSQLPEEAPPPPQQPSVAVSTLQIDAGRVPDGNGDQHLRRLTVVLDLDETLVCAYETSSLPNIVRTQAAEAGLKWFELECTSSDKECDSKPKINYVTVFERPGLHDFLKELSEFADLVLFTAGLEGYARPLVDKIDLGNRFSMRFYRPSTTSTEYREHVKDLSCISKDLSRIVIVDNNPFSFLLQPLNGIPCIPFAAGQPHDIQLLEVILPLLKHLSQQKDVRPVLYERFHMPEWFQKHGIPASALTLG; this is translated from the exons ATGGCGGAGCTGGCTCAAGCCGCCGCGGACGTTTACGCGCCGAGGAGTCTACCAGCTTGGAGGTCGCTGCTGAGCTGGTTGGCTTTCTTTATTCAGATCTTCGTTCAGATCGTAAGAGGAACACCGTCTCTGAGTCAGGTACTTTCGTATGTCGGCTTACGTAATAGTAGCTCTTTCCTCTCTTCCACGCCGCAGTTCAAGCCACTTCCTGTTGTTGAGCTGCCGGACTCTCAGCTGCCCGAGGAGGCGCCTCCGCCGCCGCAGCAACCGTCTGTTGCTGTTTCCACCTTGCAAATCGACGCCGGAAGAGTTCCTGATGGTAACGGCGACCAACATCTACGGAGACTCACG GTGGTTCTTGATTTGGATGAGACTTTAGTTTGTGCATATGAGACATCAAGTTTGCCCAATATTGTACGCACCCAGGCCGCAGAGGCTGGATTGAAGTGGTTTGAGCTTGAGTGCACATCTTCAGACAAG GAATGCGACAGCAAACCTAAGATCAACTATGTCACAGTTTTTGAACGTCCTGGATTGCACGACTTTTTAAAAGAACTCAGTGAATTTGCCGATCTTGTCTTGTTTACTGCTGGGCTTGAAG GCTATGCAAGGCCCCTTGTTGACAAAATTGATCTCGGGAATCGATTTAGCATGAGATTTTATCGGCCTTCAACAACTAGCAC GGAATATCGGGAACATGTGAAGGATTTATCTTGCATATCAAAGGATCTAAGCCGAATTGTCATTGTTGATAACAATCCATTCAGTTTTTTGTTACAACCTCTAAATGGAATTCCGTGCATTCCATTTGCTGCTGGACAACCGCATGATATACAG CTTTTGGAGGTTATCCTTCCACTTCTCAAGCATCTTTCCCAGCAGAAAGATGTGCGGCCTGTGCTCTACGAAAGATTTCATATGCCCGAATGGTTTCAAAAGCATGGAATCCCTGCTTCTGCATTAACACTAGGATGA